The genomic segment TATCTTTAACACTAACAGATGCGTGGTAGGCTGAAATTATACCTTTAGTTGTCCTTGGACATTCCTGAGCTGCTTCAAAGCTTCAGCTGACTGGCGGTTGGCATGGCTGAGCTGAACTTCCAACTCATTGAGGTCTCCTTCCATCTTCTTCTTGACTCTCAAGGCATCATTTCTGCTCCTGACTTCAGAGTCCAGGGTGCTCTGCATGGTATCAATCACCCTCTGGCTGTTCCTCTTGATTTGttccatctcctcatccttctctgccAGCTTCCTGTCAACCTCACCTTTCACCTGGTTAAGCTCCAGCTGAACACGAAGAATCTTGGACTCTTCATGCTCAAGTGTACCCTGATTTGAAAGACAGTTTGAATGACCTGTATCTGAATTCATGTTTCTCAAACAAAATGACACATTACAGTGAGTTAATTGCTGTTGAAAAACCCACCTCTGCCTCTTCCAGTGCAGTCTGGATTTCTGATTTCTCAGTCTCCACAGTCTTCTTAGCCTTCTCAAGCTCATGAATACTCTTGCCAGTTTCACCAAGTTGCTCAGTGAGATCGGAAATTTCCTCTGTAGAAATGATTAGTATTAGTATATTACTATCAGTATATTCATGTAAATAATGGAAATACATGTATATGGCTATATAGTAATGCAAATATGTGGCAATGTTGGCATACGCTGTAAGTTCTTATTCTCCCTCTTCAGAGTCTCAAGATGATCCAGTGACTCTTCATATGAGTTCTTCATCTTGAAAAGCTCAGTGCTGAGAGAGCGGGCCTCTTTCTGGGCACCTTCCAGTTCAGCCTGGCCCTCCTCAAACTTCTGCTTCCATTCTGCCAGGACCTGAGAAGAAAAACAAGTGTGATGTTTTAAATGTGATATTAGGTTTTTAATCCATGCCATATTCTCTTTTTGTCAGTAAGTCAGTGAGACCTTGTCAAAGTTTCTCTGTTTCTTGTCAAGGTTGGCAGCCAGTGCATTGGCACGCTCCACATCAATCATAAGATCCTCCACTTCACCCTGGAGTCTCTGTTTGGTCTTCTCCAGAGATGCACACTTGGAGTTCACTGCCTCAATTGACTCCTCAGCTTCTTGTAGACGCTGTGCAAGCTTTTTCCTTTAAGAGATGCATTATTGCTCATTTTAAAGAATGTCATTGATTGGCATTTATAAAAGATAAGCAGTAGACAGATTTTAGATTGTATTAAAATCATATCTCACTTGGATTCCTCCAGCTCTTCAGTGCGTTGGATAGCATCAGTCTCATATTTGGCCCTCCACTGAGCCACCTCACCGTTGGCCTTGGACATTCCACGCTGCAGCTCAGCcttggcctcctgctcctcctcaaacTGCTCTCTGAGCAGGTCACAGTCATGACGGGCTGATTGGACAGCATGAGCCAGGGCATTCTTGGCCTTTagacaaatattaaaaatattgAGTGGACTGATAGCAAAAGAGTGTAGAGTATTTTTTTCTAAACTGCTACTTAATTAAAACTGTCAATCTTACCTTGACTTCCTCCTCAACCCCTCTCTTCAGCTCCTCAATCTGCTGTACATAGGCCTGTTTGCCTCTGGTCAGCTGAGAGACGAGAGCTTCCTTCTCCTCAAGCTGGCGGCCCAACTCACCTTTTGGATAGACAGTACATTTCACTCAAAGTGACTTAACAACATGaacaagcttaaagggacactgtgcgggattttttgttgtttatttccagcatccatgctacccattcaccaatgttacctttttcatgaatatttaccaccaccatcaaattcaaaccgttcattatgactgggaaaattgcacttttcatacatgaaaagggggatcttctccatggtccgccattttgattttccagaaatagccatttttagctgtaaaactgatgGTACTtgtgccatactagaaaatattcgtTTATTACGTAGtatactttcatgaaaagatcaaatttggcaataggcaacccagtttcaatgagcagcatagttgcagtaccctttttgaccatttcctgcacagtgtccctttaagataattGCATCAGGATTACAGAGTATGTAGAGCCCAGCTGGCACCTTTTTACACAGAGGAAGCGGTGTCCTGATCCAGTTTCAATGGTTTGCAGAATTATTGTTGGATATTTTTATTAATGAATCCATTTTTGGTTATGTGATAAATGGGTGGATGAATTTGCACCAAATTCAGTGTGGGTGGGTGAAATTCCAATGAATTGTGTGCTAACAATAATACAATAAGTACGTAACAGTAATAGATAACAATACGTAATAGACGCATGTACAGTACTGATGGACTTTAGGGGGTCAACACTTAAAATGGGAAAGACTTTCAAGATGGTTGACTGGTTTGCATGATAACTTTTCAATGGTATAGAGATTTGCACCAGATCTTGTATGCTAATATTCTATAGATTAACTGATTCCCTTTTGGATGTAAACACTTTGTGTCCCATTTTCATTCACACAAATCATGACCCCAAGTTATGCTTTGATATGGGGTtaatacattttctttttttcttttttcacttacCATTTTCAGTAGTGAGTCTTGCTTTCTGTGCGCTTGCATCATTAAGCTGACGtgcattttcatctgcctttgcttTAACCTCACTCATTTGGTCCTCAAGGGTGCGACACATCTTTTCCAGATTTGCCTGGGCAATTAAGGTTATTTATGTTAAATATGAGGTTAAAAGatttatttatgttttcatttaacCACAATGAATATGCTATTCTCTGAAGGTTATACCTTTGCCTTGGCCACAGCTTCCATGTTGCTGGAGAGGTCATCAATCTCCATTTTGTACtcgctcttctccttctccagcttCTGTTTGACACGCTGAAGGTTGTCAATCTGCTCTCCCAGTTCAGCCACGCTGTCAGCCTGCTTCTTGCGAAGAGCGGATGCAGTAGCTTCATGTTGCAGGGTGGACTCTTCAAGATCACGACGCAGCTTCTGGAACTCAGCTTCACGCTTCTTGTTCATCTCAATCTGAGCAGCAGTGGCCCCACCAGCCTCCTCAAGCCTCTCACTGATCTCCTCAAGTTCCCTGGAGAGATCAGCTCTTTGCTTCTCAATTTTAGCCCGAGCAGCACGCTCAGCTTCAATCTCCTCTTCCAGTTCCTCAATGCGGGCCTGAATATAATGATCAACGTTACTACTTTGGACTTTGTACTATCCAACACAAGGAACATGACTTAAATCATGACTCACCTGAAGTTCTTTAATCTTCTTTTGCAACTGAGCTCCAAGTGATTGCTCATCCTCAATCTTGCTGAGATGCTGACTTATCTCAAAGTCCTTCCTAAATAACAAAAATGAAATTAAGTTAAATCCTAATGCTACCAAATATTTTGTATATTTTCGTATATATGCTATTTATTGTTCGACATGCCATACTTTTTGATTTTCTCCTCAGACTGCTGCTTGTCATTCTCCAAATCCATTATGGCTTCTTGGCTAAGTTTAAGGTCGCCTTCAAGCTTCCTCTTGGCTCTTTCAAGGTCCATGCGGAGTTTCTTCTCCTGCTCCAGTGAACCCTCCAGCTTTGTAaaatgaatgtagaaaacaaagttacatttgaatttttttttttattatttctaaaTAAGTCCTATGTTTGGGAATAATTCTTGTTGAAATTCTGATGTATGTTTTGTACAGTTGTACACTACTTACATCATCTACTTGTTGTTCAAGTTTGGTCTTTGATTTTGTCAGAGTGTTGACTTTGTCTTCTTCTGCTTGGAGATCATCCAGAGTCTGCTGGTGTGCCTCTTGGAGGGCTTTCTTCTCCTTGGTCAACTTACCAATGCTCTCATCCTGAGAGGCCATCTCCTCTGTCAGGTTTTTAACCTAAAAGCAATTTGATGTTAATAGGGGTTTAAACGTTTAGAAATGCTCATCTTTTACTACTCATGAGATGAAAATGTATTGTAGTAAACAAAATAACCTTGTTTTCTGTGGCATGTTTCTCCTTCTCCACTTTGGCCAAGGTGAGCTCCAAGTCATCAATGTCCTTCTTCAGCTCAGAGCACTCATCCTCCAGTTTCCTCTTCTTAGCAGTGAGCTCAGCAttgatctcctcctcatcctccagccTCTCGGTTGTCTCTTTGAGTTTGGCTTCCAGCTGGATTTTGCTCTTAATAAGTCCCTCACACCTCTCTTCAGCATCTGAGAGACACTCAGTTTCCTGGTTGGAAAATGGGTCGAAAAGGCTTGATGATTAAGTTTTCTTTgaaaggtattattattattattattattattattattattattattattattattattattattactgtaacaCACAGCTGTTACTGTAACTTgtggcatttcttttttttggatATGTTTAAtttgttgtgtgaatgttttATTCTTGCCATTAACTTTTTTTCCATTGTTTATTTGAAGCCATTTTTTGAAGCTTAGTTTTATGAAATCAAAAGTTATGTTACCATTTCACAGAACTTAAGATAGATAACTCATCAGCTTATATCATGATAACAGAACTTAATAAAAACTCATAAGGGAGAGCTCACAGATGCTACGGCTAATTGTAGGTCATTCTTTTCCTGGAGTAGGGAAACCATCTTCTCCTCTAATTCCTTCTTCTTTGCAAGGGCATGCTCCAGGTCGGTCTTCATTTTCCCATATTTCTCCTTGATTTCTGCCAGTTCCTTCTCAGTTTCAGCACTCTTCAGAAGTGGCTTGATCTTGAAGTACACTCCCATCCATGGCCAGTTTTTCACATTCATGAATGAGCGGATATTGTACTGGATGGTGTAGATAGCTTCCCTGTGCGTGGGATCATGCATTTTCAATGAGAAGTAATCTTTGTGGACTCAGAAATATTAACAATGTTAATATGTTTTGGTGAAAATGTAGCTTCCCCTCCAAATCACCTCCTTTCCATCATCTTGACAAACTCCCTCCTCATCAGGTAAGCACGGCAGAGCGCTTGAGTCATTGTGACCAGAATTGACAACTTCTCATCTCGCATCTCCTCAAGGGTTCCCAGCAGCCCAGCTTTGAAGAATACCTACAAGAGTTTGTATCATTTAGCatagatttttttcattttcacagcTCAACAGGTAATATCTTGTGGAAAGGATGTTTTCAGTAATTTACCTTGGTGTGTCCAAACATGTATTGAGTGTGGTCCACATCAATGGAACCCAAGAGCTTCTCTGAAGCCTTCTTGTTGTCAATGAATTGTCCTTCTGGGATAACACTGGCATTCAGCACTTTGTATCTGGAATGTGTAAATGGgcaatgttttaaaatgttaGTGTGAAAAAGTTAACACTGCTATCATTATATCCGAAAACTTGTTTCCATAATGCGTTCTTTGAACCTACTGTATTTGAATATTAGGTTATTATATAAAAGATAGATTAAACTTAACTCAACTGACTTTTTTACAcgtttatagatagatagatagatagatagatagatagatagatagatagatagatagatagatagatagatagatagaaagaaaacaTTTCTAACCTCTGCTTGAAGTCAGCATAAATGATTCTGCTGGGGAAGCCCTTTCTGCAGATCCTGATACCCTCCAGCACACCATTACATCTCAGTTGATGAAGGACCAGGAAGTTCTGCATCAAACCTTAAAAACATATATTGTGCGAAGTTATTAACCTAGTAAAATTCATCCCTCACCCCAAAGGAGTTCTCCAAAGCATGTTAAGCAAATAGCTTACCAGGAGTCTTAGACTCATTAGGAATCAAGCAGCGCACAAAGTGAGGATGGGTGCTCTTCAGATTGGTCATTAGCTTGCCCAAGTTCTCCTGTAGAAAGGGCCACATTAAGCAATGTATATTTTCATTTGGTCATTTTCTGTCACATACATTATCTCACATATGTCACAAAATAATGAATGAGTGCGCTAAATAAAGTTGTATTAGTTACCCTGAAAAGAGCAGACACCGTCTGGAAGGAGCCACCCTTCTTCTTCTTGCCACCCCCCTTGCCACCCTTACCACCGGCGTCAGCTGTGTCATTGATAAAGTAAGGCAGTTAAAAACTTCAGTTTCAATTTCTCAGACTGTAAGGTAAAAATACTGAGGGGAATAAGCATTTTGCAGTACCTTCAGCACCACCCATGGCTGCATACAAGAAGGCCAGCAGTTTCATTGCAGACTTCTGGTACAGCTGCACAACAGAGTCATTCAGTGGGTCCTTGTTCTTGTCCAACCAGCCACTGATGTTGTAGTCCACAGTGCCAGCATAGTGCACAAGGGAGAAGTGGGCCTCTGCCTTACCCTTTGCTGGTTTGGGTTTCTCAAAGCATTTGGTTTTGCCAAGATGCTGATCATACAACTTGCCCTTGAAGGTAGTGTCTGAGGCCTTGGGGAACATGCACTCCTCTTCAAGGATGGAGAAGATACCCAGTGGCTGTTAAAGAAGATCATGTTACCTTTCAGTACATCGGCTCTGCACATTTCAATATGCTTTTgtcaaaatgtgattttatttgttATATACATTACCTTCTCAATAAGCTCAATGCAAGCAGCCAGATCCATACCAAAGTCAATGAATTCCCACACAATACCGTCTTTCTTGTACTCTTCTTGTTCAAGTACAAACATGGTGTGGTTGAAGAACTGTTGCAGTTTCTCATTGGTAAAGTTGATACACAGTTGTTCCAAGCTGTTGAACTGTTGAAGAAACAGTTAATCAATGAAGTACTAAAAAGCATTAAACTTTCAAATTGAAATGCATTGTGGAACTAAGATCAGTACAAGTATACTCACATCAAA from the Engraulis encrasicolus isolate BLACKSEA-1 chromosome 14, IST_EnEncr_1.0, whole genome shotgun sequence genome contains:
- the LOC134462553 gene encoding myosin heavy chain, fast skeletal muscle-like: MGDGDMECFGPAAIYLRKPERERIEAQTRPFDAKTAFFCVDKEEDYVKAVLQKRDGGKVTLKTLEDDKSKEVTVKEDEIFPMNPPKYDKIEDMAMMTHLHEPSVLYNLKERFAAWMIYTYSGLFCVTVNPYKWLPVYDQVVVNGYRGKKRIEAPPHIFSISDNAYQFMLQDRENQSILITGESGAGKTVNTKRVIQYFATIAVSGGKKDAAASAGKIQGSLEDQIIAANPLLEAYGNAKTVRNDNSSRFGKFIRIHFGQTGKLASADIETYLLEKSRVTFQLSAERSYHIFYQLMTGHKPELIEALLITQNPYDFPMISQGEITVKSIDDVEEFIATDTAIDILGFNAEEKIGIYKLTGAVMHHGTMHFKQKQREEQAEPDGTEVADKIAYLMGLNSADMLKALCYPRVKVGNEFVTKGQTVPQVNNSVSALCKSVYEKMFLWMVIRINEMLDTKQARQFFIGVLDIAGFEIFDFNSLEQLCINFTNEKLQQFFNHTMFVLEQEEYKKDGIVWEFIDFGMDLAACIELIEKPLGIFSILEEECMFPKASDTTFKGKLYDQHLGKTKCFEKPKPAKGKAEAHFSLVHYAGTVDYNISGWLDKNKDPLNDSVVQLYQKSAMKLLAFLYAAMGGAEADAGGKGGKGGGKKKKGGSFQTVSALFRENLGKLMTNLKSTHPHFVRCLIPNESKTPGLMQNFLVLHQLRCNGVLEGIRICRKGFPSRIIYADFKQRYKVLNASVIPEGQFIDNKKASEKLLGSIDVDHTQYMFGHTKVFFKAGLLGTLEEMRDEKLSILVTMTQALCRAYLMRREFVKMMERREAIYTIQYNIRSFMNVKNWPWMGVYFKIKPLLKSAETEKELAEIKEKYGKMKTDLEHALAKKKELEEKMVSLLQEKNDLQLAVASETECLSDAEERCEGLIKSKIQLEAKLKETTERLEDEEEINAELTAKKRKLEDECSELKKDIDDLELTLAKVEKEKHATENKVKNLTEEMASQDESIGKLTKEKKALQEAHQQTLDDLQAEEDKVNTLTKSKTKLEQQVDDLEGSLEQEKKLRMDLERAKRKLEGDLKLSQEAIMDLENDKQQSEEKIKKKDFEISQHLSKIEDEQSLGAQLQKKIKELQARIEELEEEIEAERAARAKIEKQRADLSRELEEISERLEEAGGATAAQIEMNKKREAEFQKLRRDLEESTLQHEATASALRKKQADSVAELGEQIDNLQRVKQKLEKEKSEYKMEIDDLSSNMEAVAKAKANLEKMCRTLEDQMSEVKAKADENARQLNDASAQKARLTTENGELGRQLEEKEALVSQLTRGKQAYVQQIEELKRGVEEEVKAKNALAHAVQSARHDCDLLREQFEEEQEAKAELQRGMSKANGEVAQWRAKYETDAIQRTEELEESKKKLAQRLQEAEESIEAVNSKCASLEKTKQRLQGEVEDLMIDVERANALAANLDKKQRNFDKVLAEWKQKFEEGQAELEGAQKEARSLSTELFKMKNSYEESLDHLETLKRENKNLQQEISDLTEQLGETGKSIHELEKAKKTVETEKSEIQTALEEAEGTLEHEESKILRVQLELNQVKGEVDRKLAEKDEEMEQIKRNSQRVIDTMQSTLDSEVRSRNDALRVKKKMEGDLNELEVQLSHANRQSAEALKQLRNVQGQLKDAQLHLDEAVRGQDDMKEQVAMVERRNGLMVAEIEELRAGLEQTERARKVAEQELVDVSERVGLLHSQNTSLLNTKKKLESDLVQVQGEVDDTVQEARNAEDKAKKAITDAAMMSEELKKEQDTCAHLERMKKNLEVTVKDLQHRLDEAENLAMKGGKKQLQKLESRVRELEGEVEGEQRRGADAVKGVRKYERRVKELTYQTEEDKKNVTRLQDLVDKLQMKVKAYKRQAEEAEEQANTHLSKCRKVQNELEEAVERADIAESQVNKLRAKSRDAGKGKEAE